The DNA window TGCGAACGAGCAACAAGCACGCATGCGCAAATGGAGGCTAGAGAGCACCGGCAAACatgttttcatttaatttcAAAAGGCTAATGTTAATGTCGCGTAGTGTCTTAAAGACGCCTTTTTGGTACTTTCCTGGTAAGTTGTACTATGTTTTAAGAGGGTTCCTTGTCATACATATACTATTTCGCATTGCAAATGAATCTCTCCTCCGCCTATCTTATACAATCTTCtcttattatcccgaggggggaggggggggggggcgtcgAAAGTGTTTGGTTTTTaaaagggggtggggtggggggggggcactgatTCCTTTGGGTTTGACGAAGTGTCAAATCAGGTTTCTTGGTCTAACTTGTCTCggtttgggggcagttatttggtatgcacaatccaggagtccaGGATACGTATAAAGCCATAatttatctatgcaatgcaaacctgtatacaccctgaatacatctttttatggtttccgctttatataatattataaagtgcttatgttccaaatataaacaaaacgttttaatgctataagcgctcattctccatcatcaaaatcctcgCTCATATCTGATTTGCTGTCTTCCCAGCTCTCTTTCGTTTCTCGAGCTGCGCTTTTCTTGCAAGAAAGAGAtcgaaaagcctttttgctttttttacgTGATCTAAGCATCAACCATTATCAGGTTGCAACCTGGAGTTAGTCGCATCTTTGAGAAATTGAAAGTCTTCActtttttctgaattaatgtTTTTTAGCCAATTTATTCCCATTCACTTTCTGTCCAGCTTGCAGCAGCATTACTAAAAAGCGGAACTGGCGGGCGGAACCAACATATTTTGAATGCgaagggggtaggggtagggatgtTATACAATGACTacgatttattttttaaataatttatagaaaaatgcttttgtttgtttctcagTTCTAGCTTTTCAGAAGATAAAGGCGAATATTGACAACTCATTCCGTTGTGACTTGCTGAAACAACATCACAAAGCGCAAATGTTATTTCACGCACATTTGACACTCTGTCATAtgcaatttgtaaaaaaaaattccgttGAAAGTTCCAAATAAGTAACAAAAAACATACTGTAAAACAAGCGCTCGCATTTTTTGCTCGCTCAGACGCCGCATTTACGGTGAGGATAAATTGTTAAGAACAGGACTTTTTCAAGTTTAAACAATTAGCGTAGTAGTCATTTGCTCTTGGGTTGACTTATTCGATATTTCgttattgaataaaaaaaaacatcgctATCCCTTTATCTCCCTTCCGCTTTTTAGTAATGCCAagcttgcagctaatctcttgTTGCGTTCCTTTGACATTGTCATTGCCATCCCTTcctttgctccttctttcttcGATAGTCGGGAGGAAAGGGGGGCATAAATATGGGGGAagcgtaagggggggggggggggcatgaaaattttgttcctcctgaagGGGGGGTCAACTAATTTTAGcccttacttttatcaaaatcctcacgcccccctccccccacccccctcgggataataaatgaacttccCCTTATGGGTGATATGTTGTTGTCGAGCTTAAAGCAAGAGATATACGCATCAACAACGAATTACGATGTGAATAATAAGATAGCCTAAACTGGAGTGATTAATTGATCAACAACTCGGTTCTAAACACGCCTTTATGCCGCCAGCGGAAAGAGTGCTCTCTTTGACTGGAACACTCGGAAGTGAGAAAAGCAATTCGTAGAGCTTGGTGTGGCTCGTTTTGCCCTTACGTAAAGAGTGCGGAGAAGCTTCACCTGCTCACAAATGTCTCAAATATTGTTGTagttacaagaaaaaaatatacatattatATTACATCAGTTCTATGTTTGAGTGTCGAActcagttgttgttttttcccgGTTATTGAGAAAGCGTACAGGGACAGATATACTTTTATTGTTGAAAAAAGGGGCGTGCAAAACCCACAGGGCAGCGTTATCGATAGTTTGAAAAGACATCTCTTCACAGAAACACACTAGGGGCCTAGTTTGACAATTCCCTTCATGCAAACACGATAGACGAGCCTTGGGAAGTAAGTGGAGACGAAGCAGGCAGCGGAAACGTCAAATGCTTAGTGTGAAAATTAGTGTCGAAATTGGTGCGAAGGGGACACAAGAGGAGAAAGATCGGTTTCTTTGCTTGTCCTTCTCCTCTTACGCCTTCTTCGTGCTGACCTCGACACGCGCGCTCACCTCGTCGTGCAAAAGCAGACGTGTCCCTGATGAGGCCCCACCATAAAAACGAATATTTAAATCATAACTCCAGGCTAGAAGCTTTGTTTTCTCATATTATCTTCTGGTATTTATACTCTGTCTGGGAGTTCTTAATTTTGGATTATAAAAAGGCACTAAAtattacaaaagaaaaaagaaaaaaaaatggatggATGTTATTCGCTTGACAGGATAATTGAAATGTTAAAATTGTTCCTACGAGTTTGTAATCACCACATTGCAATTCACCATAAACGTTTTTAAACGCCAATTAGTCCCGTGACTAAAAAGAGTTCATCaattaatgtattttttatgaacaGAAATGAAAAGTACTAAGACATTATCAGTAATAACCGAACAAGAACTCAATATTCTACAGTCATTTTATTCCTTTATAATAACAGTTTTACTCATCAGGGAAAAAATTACACTACATGACTTCAACACAACAGGATGAACACCTAgctcgatttccagctcgtTTCTGTGAGCCTGCAGTACAATTGAGCCAAGATGAACAACATGTACAATATATTGAGGAATGATACCTCCTGTCTAGAACATGGCAGAAATGTACAAATAATCTCTAGAACATTTCGGAAATGTACAAAAATATCTAGAACATGCCAGAAATGTAAAATAATCTCTAGAACATGGCAGAAATGTACAATAATCTCTAGAACATGGCAGAAACAACACGGCAGAAATGTACAATAATCTCTAGAACATGCCGGATATGTCCTGTCTAGAACATGCCAGATATGTCTTGCCTAGAACTTACCAGAAATGTCTAGAACATACCAGAAATATATACAGTAGTCTGCTAGAAAATGGCAGATACTGCATGTCTTGTCTAGAACATGTCAGGCACATTTTGCATCTCATCAATGACAGCCTTCTCAACAAGACTCATGTATGAGGTATCCATTTGAAGATTGTAACTAAcaaatatttgtttctttgtccttttagctaaaaaaacaaaatgacacTTTTAAACGATAAGAATTTTATTTCAAGTAAAATACCTTTTGTGAATTTTATCTTTGAAAGTAGAAAAGGTAGATTATTTCAAAACATATTAGATGAAAAATAAGCTCTGGACACTTTACCTAGTTTTTGAGCGAGGGTGCTTGAGGTTACATCCGCAATAGTCCCAAGTAAACAAGATGTTGCTGGCATATCCTCCTGTATGTAGGGAAGAGGTTTAGAATTATACAGTTAAATaatttaattaataaataaagatTATAGTAGAACTTGAGCAAGTGGGAATCATAAGGGATATTTGCAAACACGAGACTTTGTCTTCAACTCTCATATACAGTAGAATGACCTCACatattgaaaacttttttaaACAGGATTATAGGCTATAACAAGCTACTGGTGTAAGGTCTCGGTATCAAATAACCTCATACAAGACTGATCGACTTGCCATGGACCTTGTCTACTGTCCATGGATCAAAACAGATAAAGTAAAATGCACTAATTGACTGAAACTTGCCAATGGAGTAAGAATTCCATCACCTTTCAATGGAAACATTGCATCGTTATTCATCCATGTCTAATCAATAGTTCGGGGGTATAAACTCCTTAAGCCCTCTTGGGCTGCCAGGGGAAAGTTTTATCAGGGAGGACAGACAAATTTTAAACCATATCAAAATGAAGCCAAATTTATACCAATCTTACAGAAGACAAAATAATTGGTGGTTTAACTTTGAGAATCAACCACGATTTGATAAAATTAtcacttttttaaaaatatcagaGTGATTTAAATTTTTTAGACAGAGGGCTTTCATAAAACAATGAGGAAAGTTTTTGCAAATGGCACAACGCAGAATTTGAGGTGAATTAATACAACAAAGCGTGTGTCAAAACACATGCCATAATACAACCTGCAAAAATTACAACAAAAACCAGCACTTTTCTTTTATCTTCCAAAATTCATCCAGAAATATTCTTTGATAATCGAAGTTTAATTTGAGAAAGAGAACTAAGCATTAAATTTTCATTTGCCATGGATTATTCAACATCAAAGTTTCATCTCAATAAAAAGTTGCCTTTCCAGGATTGGGGGGCTTAGTTCTCTAGCTCAAATGGAAGCTCATTTACACCTCTGCTGATTTGTCACTATGGCAATCAAATTAGAAGTGATGCCCTAAGCACTTTCTGGGGGGGTACTCCAGAGAAATTTTGGTGCTGCTGCCATCTTGAATGTGAATATGAGTGTGCGACACAAACTTAGGCaataaaaaaagccaaaaaatatttttttatcgctTCATCATATGAGAACAACAATATCATTTCTATAATTGTTTCTTATTACATCCCATCAAATTAATTATTTGCTGTATTTTAATCGACTCACCAACTTTGGATTCaagcatattttttattcagcCAATTGACCCCCCATTTCCATGTGTCCTGAGTTTGCCTCGCTAGTTTTATGTGCAAAAATGCATACTGTTATCTTGGGTGGACACCCCTATTTACTGAGAATGGAGGAGGGAAGCCCAGGGAGGgcataaaaaagtattttattcaTGTATACACTCTAAGTAGAGCAAATTTTATCAATGAAATAGCCTTCTCAGATAGCATTATGTGTCTGTGCGAGTCACAAAGCCAAACGTATCAgaaaaaaatggtttaaataGACAGACTACAGataagctgtagaataactaggtggtataaCTAGTCAAAATATAGACAAACTTTAGAATAACTagatggtatgactagaaagactacagataagatgtagaaaaactaggtaGTTTTATATAggtagaaagactacagaccagatgtagaaaaactaggtaGTTTTATATAggtagaaagactacagacaagatgtagaaaaactaggtaGTTTTATATAGGTAGAAAGACTACAAACAAgatgtagaaaaactaggtaGTTTTATATAggtagaaagactacagacaagatgtagaaaaactaggtggtctgTGTAGGCATGATGTAgacaagctataaatcaacacaagtttGAAATGGTATGTTTTACATCTCTGTGAAATGGAGAAAGTGCGCTGACGCTTTGAGTGTTAGCCCTCCCGGCGTAATTAATCGATGAAAATCGATCCTCGTTTGCTAATCGATAAATCGATATTAATCGATGAAATCAGCCAATTAATATCGATTGATATTGGTAATCGATGATTAAGCTATAGTCACACGAAGATATTCCTTAATTTCATCGGTGCGAGCCTTCCGTTGTAAGTCGTTAGCAAATAACGTACATGTAACCATCGGCAAAAGAGCAGGAATCTTTGATTTCCAAAGTCGGTAAAACGCATAGACATCTACTAAGCTTCCAGTGGGGTTTTTTTAACCACcatagaaaaaataatgtataTTATTTGATACGtcacattttatttcttttggaAACACTTGGCTGTCATATAGAAAGTTTTACCTATTTGTACTGTGTCCGCACTCTGGAGTTTCTTTTAGTAGAGTGTATTACAAAACTGATTTTGGAAGCAGCGTTTTTAGTAAGTATGTTGCTTTACCCGATAAGTCTAATAGTGGCCACTTACACCATAGCAAACACAAGTCGAGTATTTTTAGAACAACTTAACCAGCATCTGTTGTTAAGTTACTAGCTAGCATTGAATTTTGGGGTGTGGTGAGACaaagaaaatatgtttttgtgtGCGCCATATAACGTTTTGAGGTATGAGCTATTTTGAAAAGGATTATAACTCTGTTGCTGCCCGTTTCAAAGAGGTATCATTAAGGGCCTTTAACAATGAACGTATACTAAATAAATGATACATTTGTACTCTTTTATGTTCTTTGCGATCATTCAGAgcataataaatgaaaatagtATAAAATCAATATTAATCGATCATGGTACCATCATCGATTACTAACCGATGAAAGGTCACAAAATTGCAGATCGTCGATTTCCAATATTAATCGATTGATTAGCATCGATTGATTTCGATTGATATCGATTTTCATCGATTAATTACGCCGGGTcgcccttcgtcggagcaaaagatggaaaaaagTTTATACTGTCTCCCAATTGTCATTGAGTCAACCCTCCCTTcggcaaaaagctagatcggCCACTGATTGGATAACAAAATAACTGATTGATTAAAGAGCATGTTCCATTCATTGACCGAGAAAGTTGTAAGTACATACGTATTTAGTTTGCATGGCAACACAC is part of the Nematostella vectensis chromosome 13, jaNemVect1.1, whole genome shotgun sequence genome and encodes:
- the LOC5508543 gene encoding proteasome assembly chaperone 4 — protein: MADKTANTAREDKSPLKCTPVETKLSIHSFSRELVDKVVHFQVLKMSGSLYFWIGTSASLSNLCVAMQTKYEDMPATSCLLGTIADVTSSTLAQKLAKRTKKQIFVSYNLQMDTSYMSLVEKAVIDEMQNVPDMF